A single genomic interval of Juglans regia cultivar Chandler chromosome 1, Walnut 2.0, whole genome shotgun sequence harbors:
- the LOC109013235 gene encoding rho GTPase-activating protein gacF-like yields MDSGNSGSMQSSSGGDEEYDSRAESISAFLNTPSSHLGPLPNHPQPPTHHHHHHQTQSSSSSSMFDPLNYFDPLSSSRSNPNSLLNLDMVWSKTLRSDPNATDLCGLITPSSSAQSQPFLTNQLGGQSRDGTFCAIQIPPAPENSPRASVSASGISGANDQAGGNNTNVVRNPKKRSRASRRAPTTVLTTDTTNFRAMVQEFTGIPAPPFTSSPFPRSRLDLFGTASSSLRSGYLDPAQPPYLLRPFAQKVQTPPFLSSSPSSSSSAPSLSFPSSSMIDVLGSDSTSNASHSTSINYQLSSDLGILKQPHNLLNMNMQNPILNLQTLLQAQPKYTQSSSALLGSKTQGSLEIPPNDSHLKMGNVLEELGLSHQHVGTQLSGLSHIVSSDGTFSRNENNPPTSWANDTGPAHGGDQGFLRSLNGSYGNSERITNGKTSLNYSAASSSDFHGDKGPENVATRSEGMVESWICSSD; encoded by the coding sequence atGGATTCCGGTAATAGTGGCAGTATGCAATCTTCGAGTGGTGGGGATGAAGAGTATGATTCACGCGCCGAATCGATCTCAGCATTCTTGAACACACCAAGCAGCCATCTCGGTCCATTGCCTAACCATCCACAGCCGCCaacacaccaccaccaccaccaccaaacccagtcctcttcctcctcttccatGTTCGACCCTTTAAACTACTTCGACCCGTTGTCATCATCACGCTCGAACCCGAATTCTCTTTTAAATCTCGATATGGTCTGGTCCAAAACGCTAAGATCTGACCCAAATGCCACCGATCTTTGCGGCTTGATAACTCCCTCATCCTCAGCCCAAAGCCAACCTTTCTTGACCAATCAATTAGGCGGACAAAGCAGAGACGGGACTTTTTGCGCCATACAGATCCCTCCGGCACCAGAAAATTCTCCTCGGGCTTCGGTTTCTGCTTCGGGTATTTCAGGTGCAAACGATCAAGCTGGAGGCAATAACACTAACGTGGTACGAAACCCAAAGAAGAGGTCGAGAGCGTCTAGGCGTGCACCCACTACTGTGTTGACCACGGACACCACCAATTTCCGAGCCATGGTTCAGGAATTTACTGGGATCCCCGCACCACCCTTCACATCGTCGCCTTTCCCGAGAAGCCGCCTCGATCTCTTCGGCACAGCTTCCTCTTCTTTGAGATCAGGGTACCTGGACCCAGCACAGCCTCCATACCTTTTGAGACCGTTCGCTCAGAAAGTTCAGACACCCCCATTTCTgtcttcttctccctcttcttcttcttcagctcCATCCCTGTCATTTCCTAGTTCTTCAATGATTGATGTTTTAGGTTCTGATTCAACGAGCAATGCTTCTCACTCTACTTCCATTAACTACCAACTGTCTTCTGATTTAGGCATATTGAAGCAGCCCCATAATCTTCTCAACATGAACATGCAAAACCCGATTCTCAACCTCCAGACTCTCCTCCAAGCCCAACCTAAATACACGCAATCCAGTTCAGCTCTTCTTGGCTCCAAAACCCAGGGTTCTTTGGAAATCCCACCCAATGATTCTCATCTCAAAATGGGCAATGTTTTAGAGGAACTTGGTTTGAGCCATCAGCACGTTGGAACACAACTCAGTGGGCTTTCACACATAGTTTCATCGGACGGGACATTTTCGAGGAACGAGAACAATCCTCCTACCAGCTGGGCGAACGACACAGGACCGGCCCACGGCGGTGATCAAGGGTTCTTGAGGTCACTCAACGGAAGTTATGGTAATTCAGAGAGGATTACCAACGGCAAGACGTCGTTGAATTACTCGGCGGCTTCTTCATCGGATTTTCATGGCGATAAGGGGCCGGAGAATGTGGCTACAAGAAGCGAAGGTATGGTGGAATCATGGATTTGTTCATCAGATTAG